The Chitinophaga caeni genome segment TTGACCGATGGATCTTGAGGCCTGTTTTTTACGCCGATTACTAACAACCAGGAGGTTGGGAGTAATTCGGCAATACTGGCAGGATACAAAATATAATCTGAGATAACAGCATTGCCATAT includes the following:
- a CDS encoding DUF4386 family protein, giving the protein MGNVPKTLGMLLMLCNLVYLVDFFADILLSQVYGNAVISDYILYPASIAELLPTSWLLVIGVKNRPQDPSVKIC